A DNA window from Candidatus Thermokryptus mobilis contains the following coding sequences:
- a CDS encoding GNAT family N-acetyltransferase, translating into MRIRSLLNKDREKIKDILSATDMFTDEEINVAMELIDEFLEKGEASGYEIYTAVNEDDESIGYICFGKRPLTIATYDIYWIAVDPCYQGNGIGKSLIKFTEQKIKEKGGMLILVETSSQEKYQRTISFYNACGYTEVARIRDFYKPTDDLIIFAKYI; encoded by the coding sequence ATGCGGATAAGAAGTTTGCTAAATAAGGACAGAGAAAAAATAAAAGACATTTTATCGGCTACAGATATGTTTACCGATGAGGAGATAAATGTTGCGATGGAATTGATAGATGAGTTTTTAGAGAAAGGCGAAGCAAGTGGTTATGAAATTTACACAGCTGTAAATGAAGATGACGAATCAATTGGATATATATGCTTTGGGAAAAGACCTTTGACAATTGCGACTTATGATATTTATTGGATAGCGGTTGACCCTTGCTATCAGGGAAATGGAATTGGAAAAAGTTTGATAAAATTCACTGAACAAAAAATAAAAGAGAAAGGAGGCATGTTAATTCTTGTGGAGACATCTTCTCAGGAAAAATATCAAAGGACTATTTCATTTTACAATGCGTGCGGATACACAGAGGTAGCACGCATAAGGGATTTCTATAAACCGACCGACGATTTAATAATTTTTGCAAAATATATCTAA
- a CDS encoding alpha/beta hydrolase family protein, with protein MRHSAIFNVKGVTTPTQIIHGETDVRVPVSQGKEFYNALKRQGCPTEMIIYPRTPHGVQEPKFIADIGKRIIAWFNKNLGRDLKLTGEK; from the coding sequence TGAGACATTCTGCAATTTTTAATGTTAAAGGGGTTACTACGCCAACGCAAATAATTCACGGTGAAACTGATGTCAGGGTTCCTGTATCTCAGGGGAAGGAGTTTTACAATGCATTGAAACGGCAGGGTTGCCCAACCGAGATGATAATTTATCCACGGACCCCGCACGGTGTTCAAGAGCCGAAGTTCATTGCAGACATAGGTAAAAGGATAATCGCTTGGTTCAATAAAAACCTCGGTAGGGACTTAAAGCTCACCGGGGAAAAATGA
- a CDS encoding phosphatase PAP2 family protein, with amino-acid sequence MRYAEKLYDFLTSLNKQKTAEFISLILAPQFVSMSSFLFISLYLEQDIKMKFISAFTTITFTSILPTAFIYYLIYRGRIDHPFIPEREKRTIPYLFAVVSAFIGFLILLYFRAHWLIIAGQWCYVSNTLLIALINSRWKISAHSAGLSGPLTLMTWIFGYKILPFFLLIPIVGWSRLYLKVHTFWQVVIGAVVGIFATLLQIYFFSKIFA; translated from the coding sequence ATGAGATACGCCGAAAAACTATACGACTTCTTAACTAGCTTAAATAAGCAAAAAACAGCTGAATTTATCTCTTTAATTCTCGCTCCACAATTTGTCAGCATGAGTTCCTTTCTTTTTATCTCATTGTATCTTGAACAGGACATAAAAATGAAGTTTATATCAGCATTTACAACCATAACCTTTACTTCAATCCTTCCAACCGCTTTTATTTATTATCTGATCTATAGGGGTAGAATTGACCATCCATTTATACCTGAACGGGAGAAAAGGACAATCCCTTATCTTTTTGCGGTCGTAAGCGCTTTTATTGGTTTTTTAATTTTACTGTATTTCAGAGCACATTGGTTGATCATAGCCGGTCAGTGGTGCTATGTTTCAAATACACTTTTAATTGCACTGATAAACTCACGCTGGAAAATAAGCGCACATTCTGCGGGCTTGAGTGGTCCTTTAACGCTGATGACATGGATATTCGGTTATAAAATCCTTCCTTTTTTCCTACTGATACCCATAGTTGGCTGGTCAAGGTTGTATTTAAAAGTCCATACTTTTTGGCAGGTTGTCATCGGAGCAGTTGTAGGCATATTTGCAACATTGTTACAAATTTATTTCTTTTCCAAGATATTCGCTTAA
- a CDS encoding M16 family metallopeptidase has translation MKRIILAMFLLAGLIHSQSKIFPFKINKVVLENGLTVLSVPFDSPGIIAYYTVVRVGSRNEVEPGKSGFAHFFEHMMFRGTEKYSEHIYNEILKRLGADSNAFTTADWTAYHIVASSDALETIIDIESDRFMNLKYTEEQFKTEAGAILGEYNKSASSPFLALYEKLQDLAFTTHTYKHTTIGFLKDILDMPNQYEYSLQFFDRYYRPENCAIVVVGDFDQEKLIELVKKYYGKWERGNYKPEIPKEPPQTEEKIGHIAWKGKTLPYLMIGYHIPEFSTKNIERASLDIIAELLFSKTSPLYQKLVIEKQWVDFIQGSVPDRRDPFLFIVTTRIKSEDLIDSVKNEIFKAIEELKTKPVSKKRLEDVKSYMRYSFAMSLDNPNSVAYTVGHYFQLTGDPESVNELYALYDKITPNDIMKSARKYLTKENRTIVTLTEEKK, from the coding sequence ATGAAGAGAATAATTTTAGCGATGTTTCTACTTGCGGGATTAATTCATTCACAGAGCAAAATTTTCCCGTTTAAAATAAACAAGGTTGTGCTTGAAAATGGACTTACTGTTTTGTCGGTCCCGTTTGATTCCCCGGGCATAATTGCTTACTACACTGTGGTCAGAGTTGGTTCAAGAAATGAAGTTGAGCCAGGTAAATCCGGTTTTGCGCACTTTTTTGAGCATATGATGTTTAGAGGAACAGAAAAATATTCTGAACATATATATAACGAAATTTTAAAACGCCTCGGCGCTGATTCAAATGCTTTTACAACAGCTGACTGGACCGCCTATCACATTGTTGCAAGTAGCGATGCCCTTGAAACTATAATTGACATTGAGTCGGATAGGTTTATGAATTTAAAATATACAGAAGAGCAGTTCAAAACAGAGGCGGGGGCAATCCTCGGTGAATACAACAAAAGCGCATCCAGTCCTTTTTTGGCTTTGTATGAAAAACTTCAAGACCTTGCCTTTACAACCCACACGTACAAACACACAACGATAGGATTTTTAAAAGATATACTTGATATGCCAAATCAATATGAGTATAGCTTGCAATTTTTTGACAGGTATTATCGCCCGGAAAATTGCGCAATTGTTGTCGTTGGCGACTTTGATCAAGAAAAATTGATTGAGCTTGTAAAAAAATATTATGGGAAGTGGGAAAGAGGAAATTACAAACCAGAAATTCCAAAGGAACCACCTCAAACGGAGGAAAAGATCGGACATATAGCTTGGAAGGGGAAAACGCTCCCGTATCTTATGATCGGATATCACATCCCTGAATTTTCAACGAAAAATATTGAGAGAGCATCGCTTGATATAATAGCTGAGTTATTGTTTTCAAAGACATCTCCACTTTATCAGAAACTCGTTATAGAAAAGCAGTGGGTTGACTTTATTCAAGGGTCTGTTCCAGATAGGCGTGATCCCTTTCTTTTCATAGTGACCACAAGGATAAAAAGTGAGGACTTGATTGATTCGGTGAAGAATGAGATTTTCAAAGCTATTGAGGAGTTGAAGACAAAACCGGTTTCAAAGAAACGACTTGAAGATGTGAAATCATATATGCGCTATTCCTTTGCGATGTCGCTTGATAATCCAAACAGCGTGGCTTATACAGTCGGTCATTACTTTCAGTTAACAGGTGATCCAGAGTCCGTTAACGAACTTTATGCTCTTTATGATAAGATCACGCCTAACGATATAATGAAATCAGCAAGAAAATATCTCACAAAGGAAAACAGAACAATTGTAACATTAACGGAGGAGAAAAAATGA
- a CDS encoding M16 family metallopeptidase: MKRTKILILLIAMALPLFAQESGIRIKELYSPNYPIITFRVMIETGSINDPKGKEGLNALTILMLAQGGTKNLSYKKLQEKIYPWAASIGYQFDKEVSVIIGEVHRDHLEKFYKIFSDLILNPRFDENDFKRNKEQLLNYIKATIRSGNDEELGKQALVSFIYENHPYGAPEFGTVQGLNNITLDDVKEFYKRYFTQGNIMFGIAGGYPKDLIKRIKKDFSKLPPGKPERVQLPEPEKINGLEFLLIEKETRSTAISFGFPISVNRSHKDFYALMVANSYFGEHRTFNGILMQKIRGQRGLNYGDYSYIEHFVQDGSSTFPVPNIPRRQQYFSVWIRPVENKNRHFVLRQAIRELENLVKNGLSQKDFESTREFLLNYSKLWVQTLNRRLGYMMDSDWYGIEYFIDKIQKELSELKIEDVNNAVRKYLNFENIKIVAVTKDAESYKQDLVSNKPSPITYVSPVSRSILEEDKIIQEYRLDAKPEKFRIVPVDLIFEK, translated from the coding sequence ATGAAGCGGACAAAAATTTTAATTCTGTTAATAGCTATGGCGCTTCCATTGTTTGCTCAAGAATCAGGTATAAGGATCAAAGAGCTTTACAGCCCAAATTATCCGATCATAACTTTTAGGGTTATGATTGAAACTGGCTCAATAAACGATCCGAAAGGGAAAGAGGGATTGAATGCATTGACGATTTTAATGCTCGCTCAAGGAGGGACGAAGAATTTAAGTTATAAAAAACTTCAAGAGAAAATCTATCCGTGGGCAGCAAGTATAGGATACCAATTTGATAAGGAGGTCAGTGTGATAATAGGCGAAGTCCATAGAGATCACCTTGAGAAGTTTTATAAAATTTTCTCCGATTTGATTTTAAATCCGAGGTTTGATGAAAATGATTTCAAGAGGAATAAGGAACAACTTTTAAATTACATCAAAGCGACCATACGGAGTGGGAACGATGAGGAACTCGGGAAGCAAGCGCTTGTATCTTTTATTTATGAAAATCATCCGTATGGAGCGCCAGAATTTGGAACGGTTCAAGGGCTTAATAATATAACGCTTGATGATGTGAAGGAATTTTACAAGAGGTATTTCACACAGGGGAACATCATGTTTGGAATTGCTGGGGGATACCCGAAAGATTTGATCAAAAGAATTAAAAAGGACTTTTCAAAACTGCCACCTGGGAAACCCGAGAGGGTGCAGCTCCCCGAACCCGAAAAAATAAATGGGCTTGAATTTTTGCTTATTGAAAAGGAAACTCGTTCAACGGCGATTTCATTTGGTTTTCCGATTTCGGTAAACCGTTCGCATAAGGATTTCTATGCTTTGATGGTTGCGAATTCGTATTTTGGTGAGCATAGGACATTCAATGGAATTTTAATGCAAAAAATAAGAGGACAGCGCGGGTTAAATTACGGGGATTATTCTTACATTGAACATTTTGTTCAGGATGGTAGTTCAACCTTCCCTGTGCCAAACATACCGAGAAGGCAACAATATTTCAGCGTCTGGATAAGACCTGTTGAGAACAAAAATAGACATTTCGTTCTAAGACAGGCTATAAGGGAGCTTGAAAACCTTGTTAAAAATGGATTGAGTCAAAAGGACTTTGAATCAACGCGGGAATTTTTGCTTAACTACTCAAAGTTATGGGTTCAAACTCTCAACAGACGCCTTGGCTATATGATGGACTCCGATTGGTATGGGATAGAATACTTCATTGATAAAATTCAAAAGGAGCTTTCAGAACTTAAGATTGAGGATGTCAACAATGCCGTGAGGAAATATCTCAATTTTGAAAACATAAAAATTGTTGCTGTCACGAAGGATGCAGAATCATATAAGCAGGATTTGGTTTCAAATAAGCCAAGCCCTATAACTTATGTAAGTCCTGTATCTAGATCAATCCTTGAAGAGGACAAAATCATTCAAGAATACAGACTTGATGCGAAACCGGAAAAATTTAGGATAGTTCCCGTTGATTTGATATTTGAGAAATGA
- a CDS encoding helix-hairpin-helix domain-containing protein, which produces MDKKQIAEILEEIADILELKGEVEFKARAYRNASRIIRELKGDLKELVETGELAKIKGIGPNLFEKIKELVNTGGLRYYDDLKKSIPEGLFELLQIRGLGPKRIKAIYEKLGVTTLAELEYACKENRLLKLEGFGKTIQEKVLKEIERLKRSSAYHLLPSAFETAEIVNEFIRNHLGEDNFTITGSFRRKREIIRDIDVVLKARKNEFKNIINLISTKFPSIRVISSADNFISLLSNSGMNVDFILADEDYAFKVFYTTGSKDFLRNFEEHIKRNGFVLNENGIFKNSDKMKFTSEEEIFKAFGMNFIPPELREGFDEIELALRGEIPELLTERDLKGIFTFIQPTAMVPTRLKI; this is translated from the coding sequence ATGGATAAAAAGCAAATAGCAGAAATACTTGAAGAGATAGCCGATATTCTTGAATTAAAAGGCGAGGTTGAATTTAAAGCGAGAGCATATCGCAACGCATCAAGAATAATACGAGAGTTGAAAGGTGACTTGAAGGAACTTGTTGAAACGGGAGAACTTGCTAAAATTAAAGGTATAGGTCCGAATCTTTTTGAAAAGATAAAAGAACTCGTCAACACGGGTGGGCTTAGATATTACGATGACTTAAAAAAATCAATCCCTGAGGGACTTTTTGAGCTTCTTCAAATTCGTGGTTTGGGTCCGAAAAGAATAAAAGCAATTTATGAAAAACTTGGCGTCACAACGCTTGCCGAACTTGAATATGCATGTAAAGAAAACCGCCTCCTAAAACTTGAAGGATTTGGGAAAACCATACAAGAGAAAGTTCTCAAAGAAATTGAACGTCTGAAACGCTCATCTGCATATCACCTTTTACCCTCTGCATTTGAAACTGCCGAAATTGTAAACGAATTCATCAGAAATCACCTCGGCGAAGACAATTTCACAATCACAGGAAGTTTCAGAAGAAAACGGGAAATAATACGAGATATTGATGTCGTCCTGAAAGCAAGGAAAAATGAGTTCAAAAATATAATTAACTTGATAAGCACGAAATTCCCATCAATTAGAGTTATCAGTTCCGCCGATAATTTTATAAGTTTGCTTTCAAATTCAGGGATGAATGTTGACTTCATACTTGCGGACGAAGATTACGCTTTTAAGGTTTTCTATACAACCGGGAGCAAAGATTTTCTAAGAAATTTTGAAGAGCATATTAAGAGGAATGGCTTTGTGCTTAACGAGAACGGTATTTTTAAAAATTCAGACAAGATGAAATTTACAAGCGAAGAGGAAATTTTTAAAGCTTTTGGGATGAATTTTATACCACCAGAGTTAAGGGAGGGGTTTGATGAAATTGAACTTGCCTTAAGAGGTGAAATTCCAGAGCTTTTAACCGAAAGGGATTTAAAAGGCATTTTCACATTCATTCAACCTACAGCGATGGTTCCGACACGCTTGAAGATATGA
- a CDS encoding DUF362 domain-containing protein, producing MTRPKVAVLKTRPETVIQDIEKLMKLAEFEKFLDKNSVTILKDNISWHFPYLSSNTTPWQLEGTIIALKNAGYDKLVAVHNNTVVTDPFKGCKLNKLTPIYKKYGVEERYNFLESDIKWVRYEPKHKMLALHKIYPNGIHIPEFFIGKNILHLPTMKTHIYTTTTGAMKNAFGGLLNTRRHYTHTWIHETLVDLLAIQKEIHTGIFAVMDGTIAGNGPGPRTMIPVETNFILASADQVAIDAVSAKMMGFDPMSIKYIRLAHEAKLGTGDPREIEIVGEDISNVNLKFFVGDNAASRVGDILWFGPLKGIQYIFFRTPLVYIFVFASYFYHDFVWWPLKGKKIQENLRKTSQWGKLFENYPMD from the coding sequence ATGACACGCCCAAAGGTCGCTGTTTTAAAAACGAGACCGGAGACGGTAATTCAAGATATAGAGAAATTGATGAAGCTTGCAGAGTTTGAAAAATTTCTTGATAAAAATTCCGTTACCATTTTAAAGGATAACATATCTTGGCACTTCCCTTATCTTAGTTCAAACACCACACCTTGGCAACTTGAGGGAACTATAATTGCTTTGAAAAACGCGGGATATGATAAACTTGTTGCAGTTCATAACAACACAGTTGTAACCGATCCATTCAAAGGTTGCAAACTTAACAAGTTAACACCGATATACAAAAAATATGGAGTTGAGGAGAGATACAATTTTCTTGAGTCGGATATAAAGTGGGTAAGGTATGAACCAAAGCACAAAATGCTCGCCCTTCACAAAATATACCCGAACGGAATTCACATTCCTGAATTTTTCATCGGGAAGAACATCTTGCACTTACCAACGATGAAGACGCATATCTACACAACGACGACAGGTGCTATGAAAAATGCTTTCGGTGGCTTGCTTAACACAAGGAGACATTACACCCACACTTGGATACATGAAACACTTGTTGATCTCCTCGCCATTCAAAAAGAGATTCACACGGGCATATTTGCTGTAATGGACGGAACGATCGCAGGTAATGGACCTGGTCCAAGAACGATGATACCTGTTGAGACAAATTTTATACTTGCAAGCGCTGATCAAGTTGCTATTGATGCTGTATCTGCAAAGATGATGGGGTTTGACCCGATGAGCATAAAGTATATTCGCCTCGCTCACGAAGCCAAGCTTGGAACTGGTGACCCGAGAGAAATTGAAATAGTTGGCGAGGATATTTCAAATGTGAACTTGAAATTTTTCGTCGGTGATAACGCAGCAAGTAGGGTTGGAGATATACTCTGGTTTGGTCCTTTGAAGGGGATTCAATACATATTTTTTAGGACGCCCCTTGTATATATTTTCGTTTTTGCTTCTTACTTTTATCACGACTTTGTTTGGTGGCCACTTAAGGGGAAGAAAATTCAGGAAAATTTGAGAAAAACCTCACAGTGGGGGAAACTTTTTGAAAACTACCCAATGGACTAA
- a CDS encoding D-alanine--D-alanine ligase family protein gives MSKPFEITIVYNDPEKIEPDPQNLDTSIIGVKSEIEFIENSLRNAGFKVSVLPVYNARCFINDMLNLKTDLIYNFCEIVESESQEEIFAAGIYELLKIPYTGATPMTLGLCLDKAKTKIMLSHYGIPTAKFDLFNEGIDGYKKINLQFPVIVKPVHEDASAGINEKSVVYNWKELEERVEYIVKMFKQPALVEEFIDGREVNVAILGNNPPVVLPISEIDFSRLPSHLPKIVSYEAKWIPNTDYYEKTIPICPAPLEPELENKIKDIALSCYKIMGCRDYARVDIRIDKEGNPYVLEVNPNPDLSRNAGFMRSASVYGLTPEETIVKIAEIAIERSYADKKFAK, from the coding sequence ATGTCCAAGCCATTTGAAATAACAATTGTATATAACGACCCTGAAAAAATTGAGCCAGATCCTCAAAATCTGGATACTTCAATAATCGGGGTTAAAAGTGAAATTGAATTCATAGAAAACTCGCTCCGAAATGCTGGCTTTAAAGTTAGTGTTTTGCCCGTTTATAATGCAAGATGTTTCATAAACGACATGCTAAATTTGAAAACTGACCTTATTTATAACTTTTGTGAGATAGTTGAATCTGAATCTCAAGAGGAAATTTTCGCAGCGGGGATTTACGAGCTTTTAAAAATTCCATATACCGGAGCTACACCGATGACACTTGGGCTGTGCCTTGATAAAGCGAAGACAAAAATCATGCTATCACACTATGGAATTCCAACCGCCAAATTTGACCTTTTCAATGAAGGCATTGATGGATACAAAAAAATTAATCTCCAATTCCCTGTCATTGTGAAACCTGTTCATGAAGATGCAAGCGCCGGGATAAATGAAAAATCTGTGGTCTATAATTGGAAAGAACTTGAAGAAAGGGTTGAATACATAGTCAAAATGTTTAAACAACCAGCTCTTGTTGAAGAATTCATTGACGGAAGAGAGGTAAATGTTGCCATACTTGGTAATAATCCACCTGTGGTTTTGCCAATTTCTGAAATAGATTTCTCCCGTCTCCCATCTCATTTACCGAAAATTGTAAGTTATGAGGCGAAGTGGATCCCCAATACAGATTACTACGAAAAAACAATTCCGATTTGTCCAGCTCCACTTGAACCCGAACTTGAAAATAAAATCAAAGATATAGCTCTGTCTTGCTATAAAATTATGGGTTGTCGTGATTACGCAAGAGTTGATATAAGAATTGATAAAGAAGGAAACCCGTATGTTCTTGAAGTTAACCCGAATCCAGACCTTTCAAGGAATGCTGGTTTTATGAGGTCAGCGTCTGTCTACGGATTGACACCGGAGGAAACCATAGTTAAAATTGCAGAAATAGCAATTGAAAGAAGCTATGCGGATAAGAAGTTTGCTAAATAA
- a CDS encoding D-alanine--D-alanine ligase family protein — protein MHVGLVFNLKKERNSVKDSFNDDSSGDDSFSSVKLLNKKIAEKKLTIDDTYAEWDTWETINAVKSALEENHNVTLIEADEDAFEKLRKIRPDIVFNIAEGFYGVSREAQIPAILEMLNIPYTGSDPLTLAICLDKARTKEILSYYKIPTAKFFTVESLEEFDGIADLNFPLIVKPLHEGSSKGIFNSSVVSNEKELISEIERILNSYNEPALVEEFLPGREFTVAILGNGKEARVLPIIEIKFDSLPPEAKPIYSFEAKWIWDTPEKPLDIFQCPAEIDDKLKEMIEKIALSTFKVLRCRDWCRIDLRLDKEGIPNILEVNPLPGILPNPDDNSCFPKAARAAGLTYNQMINEVLNSALKRYGMI, from the coding sequence ATGCATGTTGGCTTGGTGTTCAACCTGAAGAAAGAAAGAAATTCTGTTAAGGACTCGTTCAACGATGATTCTTCAGGTGATGACTCGTTTAGTAGTGTTAAGTTGTTAAATAAAAAAATCGCTGAAAAAAAATTAACAATTGATGACACCTACGCAGAGTGGGACACCTGGGAGACGATAAACGCAGTAAAATCAGCCCTTGAAGAAAATCACAATGTCACACTGATTGAAGCTGATGAAGATGCGTTTGAAAAATTAAGAAAGATAAGACCTGATATCGTTTTCAACATAGCCGAGGGTTTCTACGGGGTAAGTAGAGAGGCGCAAATCCCTGCTATACTTGAAATGCTTAATATCCCCTATACAGGTAGCGATCCCTTGACACTTGCCATTTGCCTTGATAAGGCACGAACAAAAGAAATTTTATCATACTATAAAATTCCAACGGCAAAATTTTTCACGGTTGAATCACTTGAAGAATTTGATGGAATAGCAGATCTAAACTTCCCCCTTATCGTCAAACCTTTGCACGAGGGCTCAAGCAAAGGGATTTTCAACTCATCGGTTGTCTCAAATGAAAAAGAATTGATATCAGAAATTGAAAGGATCTTGAACTCATACAATGAACCAGCCCTTGTTGAGGAATTTCTTCCTGGTCGCGAGTTCACCGTCGCAATTCTTGGCAATGGAAAGGAAGCAAGGGTTCTGCCGATAATTGAAATAAAATTTGATTCTCTACCACCGGAAGCAAAACCCATTTATTCTTTTGAAGCCAAATGGATATGGGACACTCCTGAAAAACCACTTGACATATTCCAATGTCCCGCTGAAATTGACGATAAACTCAAAGAGATGATAGAAAAAATAGCCCTTTCAACATTTAAAGTTTTACGCTGTCGGGATTGGTGTAGAATTGACTTACGACTTGACAAAGAGGGAATACCCAACATCCTTGAAGTAAATCCCCTACCCGGGATCCTTCCAAATCCAGATGATAACTCCTGTTTCCCAAAAGCAGCACGTGCAGCAGGATTAACTTACAACCAAATGATAAACGAGGTTTTAAATTCTGCCTTGAAAAGATATGGGATGATTTAA
- a CDS encoding KamA family radical SAM protein encodes MELWQELLRQSIDTAEDFAEVFGVDKDLMRKIIERYPARINPYYLSLIRYKGDPIWLQCFPDIKELEDEAMPEDPLDEDAMSPVPSITHRYPDRVLFLVTSQCSMYCRFCTRKRKVGDSSKINMKFIQDGIEYIRNHPEVRDVILSGGDPLMLTDYMLEKIIKALREIPHVEIIRIGTKMPCVLPQRITENLCNMLKKYHPIYVNTHFNHPWEITPESKRACEMLADAGIPVGNQTVLLRGVNDDPYVMQELMKKLLAIRVRPYYIYQADITRGANHFRTPIKVGIEIMDKLRGHISGLAVPYYVIDAPGGGGKIPILPQYVIAHNENEIIVRNFKYEIYVYPDVKEDEIEEIRYEPKPTAEKRKIIERKKWLVE; translated from the coding sequence ATGGAACTCTGGCAGGAATTACTTAGACAAAGCATAGACACAGCGGAGGACTTCGCCGAGGTATTTGGAGTTGATAAGGACTTGATGAGAAAAATTATAGAAAGATACCCGGCGAGAATAAATCCATATTACCTTAGCCTTATACGATACAAGGGTGACCCGATTTGGCTTCAGTGTTTTCCTGATATAAAGGAACTTGAAGACGAGGCCATGCCCGAGGACCCGCTTGATGAAGATGCGATGAGCCCTGTGCCAAGCATTACACACCGATACCCAGATAGAGTCCTTTTCCTTGTGACAAGCCAATGCTCAATGTATTGTAGGTTCTGCACAAGAAAAAGAAAAGTCGGGGATTCAAGCAAGATAAATATGAAATTCATCCAAGATGGAATTGAATACATACGCAATCATCCTGAGGTCAGAGATGTAATTTTATCTGGTGGGGACCCGTTGATGTTGACGGATTATATGCTTGAGAAGATAATAAAAGCGTTAAGGGAAATCCCCCATGTTGAAATAATAAGAATTGGGACGAAGATGCCTTGTGTTTTGCCCCAAAGGATAACTGAAAATTTATGCAATATGCTGAAGAAATATCATCCGATTTATGTTAACACACATTTCAACCATCCTTGGGAGATAACGCCCGAGAGTAAACGCGCTTGCGAGATGCTAGCTGACGCTGGAATACCTGTCGGAAATCAAACGGTGCTATTAAGAGGCGTCAATGACGATCCATATGTTATGCAAGAACTTATGAAAAAACTTCTCGCAATAAGAGTTAGACCTTATTACATATACCAAGCCGATATAACAAGAGGTGCAAATCATTTTAGGACCCCAATAAAAGTCGGAATTGAAATAATGGATAAGCTCCGAGGTCATATCTCTGGACTTGCAGTTCCATACTATGTCATAGATGCCCCTGGCGGTGGAGGTAAAATCCCGATACTTCCACAATATGTAATTGCGCATAATGAAAACGAGATAATAGTGCGTAATTTCAAGTATGAAATCTATGTGTATCCTGATGTTAAAGAAGATGAAATTGAAGAAATCAGATATGAACCCAAACCAACGGCTGAAAAGAGGAAAATCATTGAAAGGAAAAAGTGGCTCGTTGAATGA
- a CDS encoding PHP domain-containing protein has protein sequence MIAECEKLGFEFVGISDHSKSAYYAGGLTEERLIQQWREIDELQKKFKIKILKGSEVDILPDGSLDYPDDVLSKFDFVIASIHSKFKMTEEEATERILKAMRNPYVTIIGHPTGRLLLGRDGYPVNMKRIIDEASKLGVAIEFNANPHRLDIDWRFINYAKKKGVKISINPDAHAIGEIHYTLLSLGTARKGMLTKEDVLNAMNLDEVQNFLKKRRENS, from the coding sequence ATGATAGCTGAATGCGAAAAACTCGGCTTTGAATTTGTGGGAATATCCGACCATAGTAAATCTGCTTATTATGCGGGCGGTTTAACTGAAGAGAGATTGATTCAACAATGGCGTGAAATTGACGAACTACAGAAAAAATTCAAGATAAAAATTTTAAAAGGTAGCGAAGTAGATATACTTCCAGATGGTTCGCTTGATTATCCAGATGATGTGTTAAGTAAATTTGATTTTGTCATTGCATCAATTCACAGCAAATTCAAGATGACGGAGGAAGAAGCAACTGAGAGAATTTTAAAAGCAATGCGAAACCCGTATGTTACGATAATCGGTCACCCGACAGGACGTCTCCTTCTTGGAAGGGATGGTTATCCGGTTAATATGAAGAGGATAATTGATGAGGCGTCAAAACTTGGTGTCGCCATTGAATTCAATGCAAATCCGCATCGGCTTGATATTGATTGGAGGTTTATAAATTACGCCAAGAAAAAAGGCGTCAAAATAAGCATAAATCCTGATGCGCATGCGATCGGAGAGATTCATTATACACTTCTTTCGCTCGGGACGGCACGTAAAGGAATGTTGACAAAGGAAGATGTTCTCAATGCTATGAATTTGGACGAGGTTCAAAACTTTCTGAAAAAACGCAGAGAAAATAGTTGA